One Channa argus isolate prfri chromosome 15, Channa argus male v1.0, whole genome shotgun sequence DNA segment encodes these proteins:
- the micall2a gene encoding MICAL-like protein 2a isoform X3 produces MAAIKALEQWCKTQCEGYRDVAITNMTSSFRNGMAFCALIHKYRPDLIDYDSLRKEDVFDNNKLAFQIAEEKLGIPALLDAEDMVALRIPDRLSILTYVSQYYNYFKGRPPSENMAVGGVKRPAEGSKEEPSEKKNLPVVAKTFVSKTAIENCRPSGHTAHTSPKRPVSAENGNKNATLNSKCVACKSHVHLVQRHIVEGRLYHRSCFKCHECSSVLHAGGYKPGKNPDKFICTTHQNSCKASSFEVNIKNGPASSAVQLNSASQTQPAPRPSSVLSTPLNVVQKPVSPTPPSQSWTVSAQKTQAARQRFFQTLMPNSEVSTGDSKPVEPAGVLGKPMVPVSPEDENNRARTNTGTKLSEENCNNNNKHPFTVRSAERRFGDDPRSVDSPGLRKDKCSQGPAENWAGHLSTSRTNNKQSPHLKAIYKDNTRPTTAIDPVSQEGQLELKPVKTELGLKEAEAKQQKPEFKSMASSNVSFITNPAPAVSPVSFTLFDPVHHSKVFSQKPQPTSGNLVLEHGSPLPVKSPPRRPAVESISPSATVLANHGNQSGAKKGKYLSPTNTSKTEMRSLSVKSYHIPVEQIERELNEIESSLAQLEKEGVELEKKLRSCEEEGEGDILMDPLMVDWFNLIRQKQMYIRKESELVYIARTQELEQQQPDIEGELRRLMEKPDHLKSRDEQQQEKKLMQRLMDIVEGRNAIVEGLDEDRLREVEEDQQLNEMMKNLGVKKAKHKRKSSISNLFRRRSKRRVE; encoded by the exons ATGGCCGCCATCAAAGCTCTGGAGCAGTGGTGTAAAACGCAATGTGAGGGCTACCGAGATGTGGCCATCACCAACATGACGAGCTCCTTCAGGAACGGGATGGCTTTTTGTGCGCTCATACACAAGTACAGACCGGACCTGAT AGACTATGACTCACTCAGAAAGGAGGATGTGTTCGACAACAACAAACTG gctTTTCAGATTGCAGAGGAGAAGTTGGGGATCCCAGCTTTGCTAGATGCAGAAGACATGGTGGCTTTAAGGATCCCAGACAGGCTGAGCATTCTTACCTACGTCTCCCAGTACTACAACTACTTTAAAGGGCGGCCTCCTAGTGAGAACATGGCTG TTGGAGGTGTAAAAAGGCCAGCAGAGGGCTCCAAGGAGGAACCATCAGAGAAGAAAAATCTCCCAGTTGTTGCCAAAACCTTTGTGTCTAAAACTGCCATTGAGAATTGTCGACCTTCCGGTCATACTGCGCATACTTCCCCCAAG aGGCCAGTTTCGGCAGAAAACGGCAACAAAAATGCGACTCTCAATAGCAAATGTGTTGCCTGCAAGAGCCACGTTCATCTGGTTCAGAGGCACATTGTGGAAGGCAGGCTCTATCACAGAAGCTGCTTTAA ATGCCACGAATGCTCCAGTGTGCTCCATGCAGGAGGctacaaacctgggaagaatcCAGACAAGTTTATCTGTACCACCCATCAGAACAGTTGCAAAGCTTCCTCCTTTGAGGTTAATATCAAAAATGGACCCGCCAGTTCAGCTGTCCAACTAAATAGTGCCAGCCAGACCCAACCTGCCCCACGCCCCTCTTCAGTGCTGTCAACTCCACTGAATGTTGTTCAGAAGCCAGTTAGTCCTACTCCACCTAGCCAATCTTGGACGGTGTCAGCCCAGAAGACGCAGGCGGCACGGCAGAGGTTTTTTCAGACTTTGATGCCAAACTCAGAGGTCTCCACCGGCGACAGTAAACCCGTAGAACCAGCGGGTGTTTTAGGAAAGCCAATGGTCCCAGTAAGTCCTGAGGATGAGAACAACAGAGCCAGGACAAACACTGGAACGAAACTATCAGAGGAAAActgcaacaacaataacaagcACCCGTTCACCGTCCGATCAGCAGAGAGACG ATTTGGAGATGACCCACGTTCAGTTGACAGCCCTGGTTTGAGAAAGGATAAATGCAGCCAAGGCCCAGCAGAAAACTGGGCAGGACACCTCTCCACCAGCCGGACAAACAATAAGCAATCGCCACATCTGAAGGCCATCTACAAAGACAACACAAGACCGACAACTGCCATAG ATCCTGTCAGCCAAGAGGGGCAATTAGAGCTCAAGCCTGTGAAAACCGAGCTCGGGCTAAA AGAAGCTGAAGCGAAGCAGCAGAAGCCTGAATTTAAGTCTATGGCTTCCTCTAATGTCTCCTTCATAACAAATCCAGCACCTGCAGTATCTCCAGTTAGCTTTACTCTGTTTGATCCTGTACACCATAGTAAAGTCTTTTCCCAGAAACCTCAGCCTACCTCTGGAAACCTGG TCCTTGAACACGGGAGTCCTCTGCCTGTGAAATCCCCACCCAGACGACCAGCTGTGGAGTCTATCAGCCCTTCAGCTACTGTTTTAGCCAATCATGGAAATCAATCAG GTGCTAAAAAGGGAAAGTATTTGTCACCCACCAACACCTCCAAGACTGAAATGAGGTCACTCTCT GTGAAGTCTTATCATATTCCAGTAGAGCAGATTGAGAGGGAGCTGAATGAAATTGAGAGCAGTTTGGCTCAGTTGGAGAAGGAGGGTGTAGAGCTGGAAAAGAAACTGCGCAGCTGTGAGGAAG agGGTGAGGGGGACATACTGATGGACCCACTGATGGTTGACTGGTTCAACCTGATTCGACAAAAGCAGATGTACATTAGAAAGGAATCCGAGCTTGTATACAT AGCCAGGACTCAGgagctggagcagcagcagccagatATAGAGGGGGAACTTCGCAGGCTGATGGAGAAGCCAG ATCATTTAAAGTCCAGAGACGAGCAGCAACAGGAGAAGAAGTTGATGCAGAGACTGATGGATATTGTGGAGGGCCGAAATGCGATTGTGGAGGGTCTGGATGAAGACAGGCTGAG GGAAGTGGAGGAAGATCAGCAgttaaatgaaatgatgaaaaatctTG GGgtaaagaaagcaaaacacaaaaggaaatCCTCTATCTCAAATCTGTTCCGGCGAAGAAGCAAAAGACGAGTGGAATGA
- the micall2a gene encoding MICAL-like protein 2a isoform X1, which translates to MAAIKALEQWCKTQCEGYRDVAITNMTSSFRNGMAFCALIHKYRPDLIDYDSLRKEDVFDNNKLAFQIAEEKLGIPALLDAEDMVALRIPDRLSILTYVSQYYNYFKGRPPSENMAVGGVKRPAEGSKEEPSEKKNLPVVAKTFVSKTAIENCRPSGHTAHTSPKVGRAAVQRPVSAENGNKNATLNSKCVACKSHVHLVQRHIVEGRLYHRSCFKCHECSSVLHAGGYKPGKNPDKFICTTHQNSCKASSFEVNIKNGPASSAVQLNSASQTQPAPRPSSVLSTPLNVVQKPVSPTPPSQSWTVSAQKTQAARQRFFQTLMPNSEVSTGDSKPVEPAGVLGKPMVPVSPEDENNRARTNTGTKLSEENCNNNNKHPFTVRSAERRFGDDPRSVDSPGLRKDKCSQGPAENWAGHLSTSRTNNKQSPHLKAIYKDNTRPTTAIDPVSQEGQLELKPVKTELGLKEAEAKQQKPEFKSMASSNVSFITNPAPAVSPVSFTLFDPVHHSKVFSQKPQPTSGNLVLEHGSPLPVKSPPRRPAVESISPSATVLANHGNQSGAKKGKYLSPTNTSKTEMRSLSVKSYHIPVEQIERELNEIESSLAQLEKEGVELEKKLRSCEEEGEGDILMDPLMVDWFNLIRQKQMYIRKESELVYIARTQELEQQQPDIEGELRRLMEKPDHLKSRDEQQQEKKLMQRLMDIVEGRNAIVEGLDEDRLREVEEDQQLNEMMKNLGVKKAKHKRKSSISNLFRRRSKRRVE; encoded by the exons ATGGCCGCCATCAAAGCTCTGGAGCAGTGGTGTAAAACGCAATGTGAGGGCTACCGAGATGTGGCCATCACCAACATGACGAGCTCCTTCAGGAACGGGATGGCTTTTTGTGCGCTCATACACAAGTACAGACCGGACCTGAT AGACTATGACTCACTCAGAAAGGAGGATGTGTTCGACAACAACAAACTG gctTTTCAGATTGCAGAGGAGAAGTTGGGGATCCCAGCTTTGCTAGATGCAGAAGACATGGTGGCTTTAAGGATCCCAGACAGGCTGAGCATTCTTACCTACGTCTCCCAGTACTACAACTACTTTAAAGGGCGGCCTCCTAGTGAGAACATGGCTG TTGGAGGTGTAAAAAGGCCAGCAGAGGGCTCCAAGGAGGAACCATCAGAGAAGAAAAATCTCCCAGTTGTTGCCAAAACCTTTGTGTCTAAAACTGCCATTGAGAATTGTCGACCTTCCGGTCATACTGCGCATACTTCCCCCAAGGTGGGCAGAGCTGCTGTTCAG aGGCCAGTTTCGGCAGAAAACGGCAACAAAAATGCGACTCTCAATAGCAAATGTGTTGCCTGCAAGAGCCACGTTCATCTGGTTCAGAGGCACATTGTGGAAGGCAGGCTCTATCACAGAAGCTGCTTTAA ATGCCACGAATGCTCCAGTGTGCTCCATGCAGGAGGctacaaacctgggaagaatcCAGACAAGTTTATCTGTACCACCCATCAGAACAGTTGCAAAGCTTCCTCCTTTGAGGTTAATATCAAAAATGGACCCGCCAGTTCAGCTGTCCAACTAAATAGTGCCAGCCAGACCCAACCTGCCCCACGCCCCTCTTCAGTGCTGTCAACTCCACTGAATGTTGTTCAGAAGCCAGTTAGTCCTACTCCACCTAGCCAATCTTGGACGGTGTCAGCCCAGAAGACGCAGGCGGCACGGCAGAGGTTTTTTCAGACTTTGATGCCAAACTCAGAGGTCTCCACCGGCGACAGTAAACCCGTAGAACCAGCGGGTGTTTTAGGAAAGCCAATGGTCCCAGTAAGTCCTGAGGATGAGAACAACAGAGCCAGGACAAACACTGGAACGAAACTATCAGAGGAAAActgcaacaacaataacaagcACCCGTTCACCGTCCGATCAGCAGAGAGACG ATTTGGAGATGACCCACGTTCAGTTGACAGCCCTGGTTTGAGAAAGGATAAATGCAGCCAAGGCCCAGCAGAAAACTGGGCAGGACACCTCTCCACCAGCCGGACAAACAATAAGCAATCGCCACATCTGAAGGCCATCTACAAAGACAACACAAGACCGACAACTGCCATAG ATCCTGTCAGCCAAGAGGGGCAATTAGAGCTCAAGCCTGTGAAAACCGAGCTCGGGCTAAA AGAAGCTGAAGCGAAGCAGCAGAAGCCTGAATTTAAGTCTATGGCTTCCTCTAATGTCTCCTTCATAACAAATCCAGCACCTGCAGTATCTCCAGTTAGCTTTACTCTGTTTGATCCTGTACACCATAGTAAAGTCTTTTCCCAGAAACCTCAGCCTACCTCTGGAAACCTGG TCCTTGAACACGGGAGTCCTCTGCCTGTGAAATCCCCACCCAGACGACCAGCTGTGGAGTCTATCAGCCCTTCAGCTACTGTTTTAGCCAATCATGGAAATCAATCAG GTGCTAAAAAGGGAAAGTATTTGTCACCCACCAACACCTCCAAGACTGAAATGAGGTCACTCTCT GTGAAGTCTTATCATATTCCAGTAGAGCAGATTGAGAGGGAGCTGAATGAAATTGAGAGCAGTTTGGCTCAGTTGGAGAAGGAGGGTGTAGAGCTGGAAAAGAAACTGCGCAGCTGTGAGGAAG agGGTGAGGGGGACATACTGATGGACCCACTGATGGTTGACTGGTTCAACCTGATTCGACAAAAGCAGATGTACATTAGAAAGGAATCCGAGCTTGTATACAT AGCCAGGACTCAGgagctggagcagcagcagccagatATAGAGGGGGAACTTCGCAGGCTGATGGAGAAGCCAG ATCATTTAAAGTCCAGAGACGAGCAGCAACAGGAGAAGAAGTTGATGCAGAGACTGATGGATATTGTGGAGGGCCGAAATGCGATTGTGGAGGGTCTGGATGAAGACAGGCTGAG GGAAGTGGAGGAAGATCAGCAgttaaatgaaatgatgaaaaatctTG GGgtaaagaaagcaaaacacaaaaggaaatCCTCTATCTCAAATCTGTTCCGGCGAAGAAGCAAAAGACGAGTGGAATGA
- the micall2a gene encoding MICAL-like protein 2a isoform X2 encodes MAAIKALEQWCKTQCEGYRDVAITNMTSSFRNGMAFCALIHKYRPDLIDYDSLRKEDVFDNNKLAFQIAEEKLGIPALLDAEDMVALRIPDRLSILTYVSQYYNYFKGRPPIGGVKRPAEGSKEEPSEKKNLPVVAKTFVSKTAIENCRPSGHTAHTSPKVGRAAVQRPVSAENGNKNATLNSKCVACKSHVHLVQRHIVEGRLYHRSCFKCHECSSVLHAGGYKPGKNPDKFICTTHQNSCKASSFEVNIKNGPASSAVQLNSASQTQPAPRPSSVLSTPLNVVQKPVSPTPPSQSWTVSAQKTQAARQRFFQTLMPNSEVSTGDSKPVEPAGVLGKPMVPVSPEDENNRARTNTGTKLSEENCNNNNKHPFTVRSAERRFGDDPRSVDSPGLRKDKCSQGPAENWAGHLSTSRTNNKQSPHLKAIYKDNTRPTTAIDPVSQEGQLELKPVKTELGLKEAEAKQQKPEFKSMASSNVSFITNPAPAVSPVSFTLFDPVHHSKVFSQKPQPTSGNLVLEHGSPLPVKSPPRRPAVESISPSATVLANHGNQSGAKKGKYLSPTNTSKTEMRSLSVKSYHIPVEQIERELNEIESSLAQLEKEGVELEKKLRSCEEEGEGDILMDPLMVDWFNLIRQKQMYIRKESELVYIARTQELEQQQPDIEGELRRLMEKPDHLKSRDEQQQEKKLMQRLMDIVEGRNAIVEGLDEDRLREVEEDQQLNEMMKNLGVKKAKHKRKSSISNLFRRRSKRRVE; translated from the exons ATGGCCGCCATCAAAGCTCTGGAGCAGTGGTGTAAAACGCAATGTGAGGGCTACCGAGATGTGGCCATCACCAACATGACGAGCTCCTTCAGGAACGGGATGGCTTTTTGTGCGCTCATACACAAGTACAGACCGGACCTGAT AGACTATGACTCACTCAGAAAGGAGGATGTGTTCGACAACAACAAACTG gctTTTCAGATTGCAGAGGAGAAGTTGGGGATCCCAGCTTTGCTAGATGCAGAAGACATGGTGGCTTTAAGGATCCCAGACAGGCTGAGCATTCTTACCTACGTCTCCCAGTACTACAACTACTTTAAAGGGCGGCCTCCTA TTGGAGGTGTAAAAAGGCCAGCAGAGGGCTCCAAGGAGGAACCATCAGAGAAGAAAAATCTCCCAGTTGTTGCCAAAACCTTTGTGTCTAAAACTGCCATTGAGAATTGTCGACCTTCCGGTCATACTGCGCATACTTCCCCCAAGGTGGGCAGAGCTGCTGTTCAG aGGCCAGTTTCGGCAGAAAACGGCAACAAAAATGCGACTCTCAATAGCAAATGTGTTGCCTGCAAGAGCCACGTTCATCTGGTTCAGAGGCACATTGTGGAAGGCAGGCTCTATCACAGAAGCTGCTTTAA ATGCCACGAATGCTCCAGTGTGCTCCATGCAGGAGGctacaaacctgggaagaatcCAGACAAGTTTATCTGTACCACCCATCAGAACAGTTGCAAAGCTTCCTCCTTTGAGGTTAATATCAAAAATGGACCCGCCAGTTCAGCTGTCCAACTAAATAGTGCCAGCCAGACCCAACCTGCCCCACGCCCCTCTTCAGTGCTGTCAACTCCACTGAATGTTGTTCAGAAGCCAGTTAGTCCTACTCCACCTAGCCAATCTTGGACGGTGTCAGCCCAGAAGACGCAGGCGGCACGGCAGAGGTTTTTTCAGACTTTGATGCCAAACTCAGAGGTCTCCACCGGCGACAGTAAACCCGTAGAACCAGCGGGTGTTTTAGGAAAGCCAATGGTCCCAGTAAGTCCTGAGGATGAGAACAACAGAGCCAGGACAAACACTGGAACGAAACTATCAGAGGAAAActgcaacaacaataacaagcACCCGTTCACCGTCCGATCAGCAGAGAGACG ATTTGGAGATGACCCACGTTCAGTTGACAGCCCTGGTTTGAGAAAGGATAAATGCAGCCAAGGCCCAGCAGAAAACTGGGCAGGACACCTCTCCACCAGCCGGACAAACAATAAGCAATCGCCACATCTGAAGGCCATCTACAAAGACAACACAAGACCGACAACTGCCATAG ATCCTGTCAGCCAAGAGGGGCAATTAGAGCTCAAGCCTGTGAAAACCGAGCTCGGGCTAAA AGAAGCTGAAGCGAAGCAGCAGAAGCCTGAATTTAAGTCTATGGCTTCCTCTAATGTCTCCTTCATAACAAATCCAGCACCTGCAGTATCTCCAGTTAGCTTTACTCTGTTTGATCCTGTACACCATAGTAAAGTCTTTTCCCAGAAACCTCAGCCTACCTCTGGAAACCTGG TCCTTGAACACGGGAGTCCTCTGCCTGTGAAATCCCCACCCAGACGACCAGCTGTGGAGTCTATCAGCCCTTCAGCTACTGTTTTAGCCAATCATGGAAATCAATCAG GTGCTAAAAAGGGAAAGTATTTGTCACCCACCAACACCTCCAAGACTGAAATGAGGTCACTCTCT GTGAAGTCTTATCATATTCCAGTAGAGCAGATTGAGAGGGAGCTGAATGAAATTGAGAGCAGTTTGGCTCAGTTGGAGAAGGAGGGTGTAGAGCTGGAAAAGAAACTGCGCAGCTGTGAGGAAG agGGTGAGGGGGACATACTGATGGACCCACTGATGGTTGACTGGTTCAACCTGATTCGACAAAAGCAGATGTACATTAGAAAGGAATCCGAGCTTGTATACAT AGCCAGGACTCAGgagctggagcagcagcagccagatATAGAGGGGGAACTTCGCAGGCTGATGGAGAAGCCAG ATCATTTAAAGTCCAGAGACGAGCAGCAACAGGAGAAGAAGTTGATGCAGAGACTGATGGATATTGTGGAGGGCCGAAATGCGATTGTGGAGGGTCTGGATGAAGACAGGCTGAG GGAAGTGGAGGAAGATCAGCAgttaaatgaaatgatgaaaaatctTG GGgtaaagaaagcaaaacacaaaaggaaatCCTCTATCTCAAATCTGTTCCGGCGAAGAAGCAAAAGACGAGTGGAATGA